Genomic window (Sphaerodactylus townsendi isolate TG3544 linkage group LG12, MPM_Stown_v2.3, whole genome shotgun sequence):
TCTCACCAGTGTTATCCAATGGGGAGACTGTTGAAATGTCATGCATCCTGCACTTGGCAAAGGTACACAAGATTAGGGAGAGACTTGGATCATGTGCAGAATCGACACGTGAGCCATCAAAGTCTGGCCCAGTTCTTCTGTAAACAACTGCACAGTTTCTGTCAATTCAAAACCAGTATTGCATGAATGGAACATTTAACCAAAATGCCCAGCTTAAAACACACCTCCATGGAGCCAGGTAGGCAGCCCTTCATTATTTATTAACCATTTGAAAATACCAATGAATGTCCATGCACTGGGCTGTTACCCAGTTTCCACCCTTTGACGTAGCAAAATGGTTAATGTTGGACCTAGCTCCAGAAGAAGcccagccctgctggattagatcaAGATCTACTATTCTTCTTCCAGCAAGAGATTAAGGGAGGTGAGGTCCTTGCTCTTTAGTTTGTCCAACAACTTTTATTCAGAGGTTATTGCCTCTGGCTATAGGTTCCACTGCATTCATAGCTAGCAACCATGGCCAGACCTACCCTCCATGGATTTGTCCAAATGCTTTATAACGAGGCATTTAAGCCAGGAATCCCCATGATGATGCAGAATTTAAGAGTATACTAGGGTAGATTTTGAAATGATCAGGCTTGAAGCTCTCTGATTATTTGAGCTTTCCCCCCTCAGCCTGACCAGTAATGTAGACTTGTTGGTTGTCTGCAAAACATTACTTTTGGCCTCCTCAGAGGAAAGGAATACATgctttaaatcaggggtgtccaaccttggtcctccaaatgttcatggacttcaattcctaTCAACTCCtgcctgatgggaatcatagtccacaaacatctggagggccagggttggacaACCCTGCTCTACAACAATGAAGTGAACATCTCCTTTGAATCCTTTTTGGTTTGTCAATGACAGTCAGCATGGGAAAGAAGAATGGTCTgtagagatctgggttcaaatcctcatcagccatgaagctcattaCCTAAGCTACTTTTTTTCCCAATCTAACCTATCTTGTTAAGTGAAACAACCTCAGTGCAGACTGCCCTGCgctcttaaaggtacagatcaaGGAACAGGATTCTTGAAGGAAGACAGTAAAGCAGAACTATTAATTCCAAGTTGTGAACATGATGCTTACAACTTAAGTCTTATGGTTTATTTAAACTTTAACTTATAAAGAGCCTGAGGACAAAACCCACACAAAATTAACAGTGAATGCAGAAGGGAAACTAGAAAGAACAGGGCTATTGTGCCAACTCCATATAAGCCACCAGCATGAAGGGAATTGCTCTCAGAGTAGACTTTAGCAATACTCTCCATTCAGTCCAGTCTAAAACTACCCCCCTTCCCCGGACACAACTGGCCAAACTCACACTGCTTGTCAGTGCTTCGCTTTGGGACTGGAGCTGAGCAGATGGCAAGCCTATGAGAGCTTAGTTCCCACCCTAGCTGAGCCCTGCTTCACTGCCACTGTCTTCGTCGAGCTGAGTCAATCCCTTCTCCGCATCCCCTTTCTCCACATAGTTGAGGATACGCCGGTTGGCTTGGATCAAGTACTGTTGCTGGCGGAAGTAGACTTTGAGGGCACCTTTGATGGCGACAAAAGCAATGcctccctgccaaaaaaaaaaagaggaagagggcgGAGTTGAAGTTGACAGCCCCAAATGATCcctcctgccccctttccccatgaGATAGGCACTGGGTAACGACATCATCCAAGTGGTCAAATGCCATCTACTCCAAATGGAAGCAGCCTGTCAAAGAACCTGGCAAGTGGCAACTTATTCATTACGACATTGAGAGCTGAACTTGGGGATTTCTATTTGGCAGGCAGGCACTCTATCCCAGGGCTATGGCCTTCCACATGGACCTCCAGGCCAACGAGTTGAGGGTATCCTGGCACCGTGGCTACAATTAATCTTTCGCAGTCAAGCCAAAACATTATACCCCCCATCCTTCCCCCATCTCATTCCTCACCAGGATGGTACGCTGTAGGCTGGAGTTCACTCTGCGGAACATGAGCCTGCCAACTAGATTAGCAATGGTAGGGAACACCAGAGCTCCACACAGCGTGCGCGAGATGGACAGGTGGTCATTCTGGTAGCGGGACTCAGCCAGTGGTGCCTGCACAATGGGACGACTGACTCCTGaatacagaagagaaaaagatcAGGGTGTTTTAGAACTAGAACTAGGACGCCTGTGCTTTGCCTCCCATACCCAAGGTGATCCAATACTTGCCCTTTCAGCTTTTCTGAGCTGGATTACTTCCATGCTCACTACACAGCTTGGAACACCTTAAGAGCCGAGCTCTCACTCCCACCAAAACATAGCAAGTCTGCTCCTTCTGAGAATTCTGAATTTCCACTCTTACAGGCAGAGGAAGCTAGAGAGGACCACAAGCGCGGCCACAGAAATGGGTGCTCTGGCTATCTCTCTCCATCCATTCTTTATCTCCACTGCTGTCCCTTAATTTTGccattgcttctccccttcccatggAACATTAATCACTAAGGAAAGAGAAAAGTAGAGACAAACAGCAGAACTAGAAAGGAGGTGAGGGACTCCTCTTTCTTTGTTTATCTAACTGTGATTCCCTCCTGCTTTCTCTGCTTGTTCTTTGGAATTATCAACCAGCAGAGCTGGTTGCTCTCACAAGGAGAGCACAGCTTGCCGCCCAGCTCtaattctttttctcctttcttcttgttTGTTACAGGTGGGCAGGTGCATGATTCCATAAACGACCAGTAAAATTAGTGGTCACTAAATTCAGCCATTCTATGAATTCCACCTGTCATTAAAACAGAAGCACCTGTAAGATCCTAGCAGTTGCAGTTGCCAAGATGTGTGAGCTATGCCAGACAACACCTCAGCAGTCAAGCAGGTTACTGAACAAAGCCTTCCAGTCCTTGGAGGATTTCCTGCCGTCCTCCCACTGTATCAGCGGTGAATGAGCATCCAAGCTTCATCGTTCTTCCAACCCTCTGATTCAAAGCAAGATGCCCAGATCAGGATCTGCTGGCAGGTAGGTAGACTCACCTGGGACCAAAGCCTGCAGAGCCTGCAGTTTGCTGGAGTACTTCCGCCAGACCCGCAGCACGTAGTCTTCCCAACGGATCATCTTGCCCAGGACCAGCATGACAGGGATGGTGGGAAGTCCCATGAGCAAGAAAAGAGGGTCTGCCCTCTCCATCACATCCAACCCCTTTTTATGGCCAACAACctataaaaagaagagaaggtCAATAGAAGTGGCCAACTTCCACTTCTGTCAGTTAGGAGAATGACATTTCATTCATACTGTACAAACCTTAAGACTCTCAATACAGTTTTCAAGCACAGTCTAATTTCAAGTCAGGGAACAAGATTCTCTCCAAATTGCTTTACAGTCTCCCCCAAACAATGCATTAttaagtgacatcatcacagagCATGGTGCTTCGTAGAATAGCACAAACAAGGCAGATCCTGAACCAAGCAGTGTAAAGGCCAAGTCCTCATCATGCTCCTTCTTCCAAGAGAAGAATTAAAGACAAGAGAGCAAGTCCTTGGCTGAGCTACAATTTAATTGCATCACCTAGATAGTATTTTATCAACATCTAAAGATCTAATGAGCAGTCTCAACTTGCTCCAATGATTTAAAGAGTCCCCAGACTCAGCAAGATTACCATCAGCCTGAATATCCACTGCTCTTGTTAGGTTTGGCTTTCAGAAATTAACCCAGTGCAACTGGAAAAAGATACATTTTGATAAAAACAATCTCCTTTTTTTATTACTTGCAGATTGAAGCTTGCAACCCCTCTAAACTTTCTTCGCAAGGAATCAGATTAAGATCTTGCCAGTTAACACACAAGAGTATATGCACGTGCACACATACATTCTTTCCAGAAACCCTCGCATTACCTGCATCACAGTAACTGCCCCATAGGTAACTGCTGACCAGTATAATGTTCCCACCACAATGCCAGCTGCAGCAAAGGGGCTCACTTTGGATAAAATCCGGTCCACTTGCTGCAAGAAATAGACCAAGGGTCCTAGGAGTGGGAAATAACAAATATTAGCGCAAGCTTCTAACTTTCCTGTAATGGTCCAAGATGAAAGTAGctttaagccacaggtgtcaaactcgtggccctccagatgttatggactacagttcccatcatcccctgccagcatgagcaattggccatgctggcaggggatgatgggaactgtagtccataacatctggagggctgcgagtttgagcAAACAAGGTTCTTTGACAGCTAAACAGTGCTTGAATTCTAGGTTAacttgcaaactcagcaagaaaagagTAGTGATATCCTAGCTACTGATACatacccagtttggggaagacgATGTGATATTCTGTGCCACATTGTGGGCAGCTCACTCTGCCTGTGCTGTTGCCTTTCTGCTTCTCATCCAGCCAGCGCTGGAGGCAGGCCTGGTGGATCCATTTGGTAGAGCCTTTGCAACGGCAAGGACAGACCCACTCAGCAGACCGGTCATCCCCCTCTGTAGCAAAACAGACCCAGCAGTGCCTGAGAAAAGAAGACCAGAGAAGGAGTGAACACAAACCATCAAAAGGAATCTGTCTATTCCAGGgttctgcaatctgtggctctccagatgttcatggactacaattcccatcagcccctgccagcatggcgctATTCTATTGGCTTATGGTGTTGCTAAGATTTATCACTGAGAAGGCTTCCCAAGTGAAGGgggacatttttaaagcattccttCCACGTAGCTGAATAATGACAAAATAAAGACGTTGAGATGGACCATTAGGGACTCACTCTTGTCTGAGGCACGGAGACAGGCAGGCCATTGGAAGTGGGAGGCAGCAGAGTATCTCATGATATCAAAGGAGGAACTCAGGGAGGTAAGAAGACACTTGGAACAGGCTATGAATTTCCTCTGGTGCTTCTTACAGTGGTAAAGGTAAGCAGATCTCAGCCCTGACAGTATCTGAATAGGAGTCCCGAGTAAGCTTCCCAAAAGGCGCAGAACAAAGcatcataaataaatgaaattgtcGTGTATAAATTAATTACTTTTAaacattgggaacacctgcatgCACTGACACTTCTGTTGTGACAGCTGAAGGGAAATTCATACTTTCCCCGCTGATGGAACTTCTGTGTCCAAAGAAAAAGTCAGCATGCAATTGATCACAAAAAGACTCCCACAAGCCAACAATTGCTAATTACATATTTAGCATAATGCAGGAGCAGTACATAAGCATGAACAAGCTATTTAGCCCAGGTTGGCCACTAACATTGTTGTCAAGGCCAAGTCAGAAATTTTGTCAAGCCCAGGTAACTAAGCTGGGGATGCCCCCCTGCCCAATTACCGATCATGAACCTGAGTTCTAGCCCAGTTATTCATCTGCCACAAACGGCAACTCTGTATGCTTCAGGCTAGCCTAGGTATGTAAAAGTTCAGAATAACAGTAGTACCTATCCTGTCATCCAGGCAGTGATTGGGAGAACCCATATTTAGAGATAGCCTAAATGTTTCTGAAGATTTGATTTTTCAGAATCTATTTCTGTGATTAATCATCAAGTGACAGTGTATTCCACTGACAACTTCCATGTTTGTCTCTACATCTGAAACCCATTGATCAGACATTGCAAGTTTATACaatgggagagaggagggagaatgATTTTGCCCTGAAATTTCTCCATACCAAAGATCAGTGTGTTCAGATGTCAAGAGGCAGCCAGATTTAAAATAGAAGCTGCCGCCCCTTGAGGTCTGGTATCTTCCTCAGCATTTAGTCAGCCCTTATTTCATTTCAGGGTCCACTCTTGATTTTTAAATCCTACTACATCACAATCTTGTTGGAGCCAATTAATTTCCTCTGGACTGTGTAAAGTATCAGTCCCAACCACATTTGTGAGCAAATATAGTAGAGATACTTAGTTTAGGTCTCACCTTCAACATAAACCCACTAAGTAGTTATCAGGCGAGCTACACTTTCAGCTATACCCCAGAACCTATATGCAATTGGAGGATAATTATattgacctaccttacagggttactACAATGATTAGTGAGATAATACACCTGAAGTACttcaaacacacaaaaattatttCATAAAAGCCGT
Coding sequences:
- the LOC125441740 gene encoding E3 ubiquitin-protein ligase MARCHF5-like, translated to MAEGGAAGESWERHCWVCFATEGDDRSAEWVCPCRCKGSTKWIHQACLQRWLDEKQKGNSTGRVSCPQCGTEYHIVFPKLGPLVYFLQQVDRILSKVSPFAAAGIVVGTLYWSAVTYGAVTVMQVVGHKKGLDVMERADPLFLLMGLPTIPVMLVLGKMIRWEDYVLRVWRKYSSKLQALQALVPGVSRPIVQAPLAESRYQNDHLSISRTLCGALVFPTIANLVGRLMFRRVNSSLQRTILGGIAFVAIKGALKVYFRQQQYLIQANRRILNYVEKGDAEKGLTQLDEDSGSEAGLS